A window of the Narcine bancroftii isolate sNarBan1 chromosome 4, sNarBan1.hap1, whole genome shotgun sequence genome harbors these coding sequences:
- the bcs1l gene encoding mitochondrial chaperone BCS1 isoform X2: MPLSDFLLTLKDNPYFGAGFGLVGVGTALALARKGAQFGMVAFRRHCMVTLEVTSRDKSYHWLLNWITHHARRTQHLSVETSYHQHESGRISTTFDFVPSPGNHFVWYKSKWLRVERNREKQMIDLSTGTPWETVTVTTLGTNRYIFQDILTEGIPYRRGYLLYGPPGCGKSSFITALAGELEYGICLMSLSDRSLTDDRLNHLLSVAPQQSIILLEDVDAAFVSRDLAKENPTVYQGMGRLTFSGLLNALDGVASTEARLVFMTTNHLDRLDPALIRPGRIDCKQFVGYCSHWQLCQMFQRFYPEQPAAVAERFADRALGLSDRISAAQVQGHFLLWKLEPLGAIENIQGLVE, encoded by the exons ATGCCACTTTCTGACTTTCTTCTGACCCTGAAGGACAACCCTTACTTTGGGGCCGGCTTTGGACTGGTTGGAGTTGGCACAGCACTGGCACTGGCTCGCAAAGGGGCCCAGTTTGGAATGGTGGCCTTCAGAAGACATTGCATGGTCACACTGGAGGTGACCAGCCGTGACAAGAGTTACCACTGGTTGCTCAACTGGATCACACACCACGCCAGGCGGACACAGCACCTCAGCGTCGAGACCTCGTACCACCAGCACGAGAGCGGCAGGATCAGTACTACCTTTGATTTCGTTCCCAGTCCCGGCAATCACTTCGTCTG GTACAAAAGTAAATGGCTTCGGGTGGAGAGGAACCGGGAGAAGCAGATGATTGACCTGAGTACAGGCACACCATGGGAAACTGTCACCGTCACCACGCTGGGCACCAACCGCTACATCTTCCAGGATATACTCACAGAAG GCATTCCTTACCGGCGCGGATATTTGCTGTACGGACCTCCTGGATGTGGGAAGAGCAGTTTTAT TACAGCGCTAGCAGGGGAGCTCGAGTATGGCATCTGCCTGATGAGTTTGAGTGACCGCAGTCTGACGGATGATCGCCTCAACCACCTGCTCAGTGTGGCCCCACAGCAGAGTATCATCCTCCTCGAGGATGTGGATGCAGCCTTCGTCAGCCGAGATTTGGCCAAGGAGA ACCCCACCGTCTACCAGGGAATGGGCCGGCTGACCTTCAGTGGCCTGCTCAATGCTCTGGATGGTGTGGCATCGACGGAGGCAAGGCTGGTGTTCATGACCACAAACCACCTGGACAG GCTGGACCCTGCTTTGATCCGCCCGGGACGTATCGACTGCAAGCAGTTTGTCGGCTACTGCTCCCATTGGCAGCTGTGCCAGATGTTCCAGCGGTTCTACCCGGAGCAGCCAGCGGCAGTGGCTGAGCGGTTCGCAGACAGAGCGCTGGGCCTCTCCGACCGCATCAGCGCTGCCCAGGTGCAGGGCCACTTCCTGCTgtggaaactggaacccctgggcgCAATTGAAAACATCCAGGGGCTCGTTGAGTAA
- the bcs1l gene encoding mitochondrial chaperone BCS1 isoform X1 yields the protein MPLSDFLLTLKDNPYFGAGFGLVGVGTALALARKGAQFGMVAFRRHCMVTLEVTSRDKSYHWLLNWITHHARRTQHLSVETSYHQHESGRISTTFDFVPSPGNHFVWYKSKWLRVERNREKQMIDLSTGTPWETVTVTTLGTNRYIFQDILTEARELALKQQEGKTVMYTAMGSEWRLFGFPRRRRPLSSVVLEKGISEKIIQDVKDFIGNPKWYTDRGIPYRRGYLLYGPPGCGKSSFITALAGELEYGICLMSLSDRSLTDDRLNHLLSVAPQQSIILLEDVDAAFVSRDLAKENPTVYQGMGRLTFSGLLNALDGVASTEARLVFMTTNHLDRLDPALIRPGRIDCKQFVGYCSHWQLCQMFQRFYPEQPAAVAERFADRALGLSDRISAAQVQGHFLLWKLEPLGAIENIQGLVE from the exons ATGCCACTTTCTGACTTTCTTCTGACCCTGAAGGACAACCCTTACTTTGGGGCCGGCTTTGGACTGGTTGGAGTTGGCACAGCACTGGCACTGGCTCGCAAAGGGGCCCAGTTTGGAATGGTGGCCTTCAGAAGACATTGCATGGTCACACTGGAGGTGACCAGCCGTGACAAGAGTTACCACTGGTTGCTCAACTGGATCACACACCACGCCAGGCGGACACAGCACCTCAGCGTCGAGACCTCGTACCACCAGCACGAGAGCGGCAGGATCAGTACTACCTTTGATTTCGTTCCCAGTCCCGGCAATCACTTCGTCTG GTACAAAAGTAAATGGCTTCGGGTGGAGAGGAACCGGGAGAAGCAGATGATTGACCTGAGTACAGGCACACCATGGGAAACTGTCACCGTCACCACGCTGGGCACCAACCGCTACATCTTCCAGGATATACTCACAGAAG CCAGAGAGCTGGCTCTTAAGCAGCAGGAAGGGAAAACTGTGATGTACACTGCAATGGGATCCGAATGGCGGCTCTTTGGGTTTCCGCGTCGCAGGCGGCCCCTCAGCTCCGTGGTGTTGGAGAAAGGAATTTCGGAAAAAATCATCCAGGATGTCAAAGATTTCATTGGGAATCCCAAGTGGTACACGGATCGAG GCATTCCTTACCGGCGCGGATATTTGCTGTACGGACCTCCTGGATGTGGGAAGAGCAGTTTTAT TACAGCGCTAGCAGGGGAGCTCGAGTATGGCATCTGCCTGATGAGTTTGAGTGACCGCAGTCTGACGGATGATCGCCTCAACCACCTGCTCAGTGTGGCCCCACAGCAGAGTATCATCCTCCTCGAGGATGTGGATGCAGCCTTCGTCAGCCGAGATTTGGCCAAGGAGA ACCCCACCGTCTACCAGGGAATGGGCCGGCTGACCTTCAGTGGCCTGCTCAATGCTCTGGATGGTGTGGCATCGACGGAGGCAAGGCTGGTGTTCATGACCACAAACCACCTGGACAG GCTGGACCCTGCTTTGATCCGCCCGGGACGTATCGACTGCAAGCAGTTTGTCGGCTACTGCTCCCATTGGCAGCTGTGCCAGATGTTCCAGCGGTTCTACCCGGAGCAGCCAGCGGCAGTGGCTGAGCGGTTCGCAGACAGAGCGCTGGGCCTCTCCGACCGCATCAGCGCTGCCCAGGTGCAGGGCCACTTCCTGCTgtggaaactggaacccctgggcgCAATTGAAAACATCCAGGGGCTCGTTGAGTAA